The following proteins are encoded in a genomic region of Magallana gigas chromosome 1, xbMagGiga1.1, whole genome shotgun sequence:
- the LOC136276052 gene encoding uncharacterized protein isoform X3 yields MPGRYVIYFNTREGNLSTKPGYSTKAQINLCEVEVVGCPLGFYGVHCSKTCPVNCHHCSIVSGECLGDCRLGFSGQFCDNYERINMALHRPTFQLHSLFDGQPSSRLVDGKKSDLNILSSQCTSTQDGQSFVMWRVDLENYRRIERIVIYSRTDNKKWDVNNGLTRRLLGFSVAVSNTTDYNHGVICYHERKYNKYTIPSIVDFFCSAVGRYVIFYNERRPGISYSEDYSQYAIVDLCVIEVYGCPIPQYGFEQPACTLPCAALCKYDMENLSYRKQTWLSSPFSPFMAGDKAVDGRYTSRHYSSGQCAISKPSTQITWWVNLGKIHRIELVVIYFRTDNVQWGINNGYTAVFLGFSLYISNSTNRLDGILCHHDTNYTRETIPDHVTIDCPYHGQYVIFYNERLPGVTYPSGYSNLAYGDLCEVEVYGGCPSPVGKNPQCSRPCPWNCEQCYRDTGLCAKCWPGFRGHACELPCQAIGNVTTSSSVIHNGPIYQALLSSNGLYYPGTERGYAYINMTLSEKSTNIVGLSFTLHQASNVMVTLLDNKQSVIKKYFEHSSDNQKWNVKVMNSVASQVHSISVAVVYKHQFTISSMRLPLRKCKNEDISSEAQKNDDVFKYL; encoded by the exons ATGCCAGGTCGATATGTGATCTATTTTAACACCAGAGAAGGCAATCTGTCCACAAAACCTGGCTATTCTACAAAGGCACAAATAAATCTATGCGAAGTGGAGGTGGTTG GTTGTCCTCTAGGGTTCTATGGTGTGCATTGCTCAAAGACTTGTCCAGTTAACTGTCACCATTGCAGCATTGTGTCTGGAGAATGTCTTGGAGACTGTCGGCTTGGTTTTTCCGGACAATTCTGTGATAATTATGAAAGAA TTAATATGGCATTGCATCGCCCGACTTTTCAACTGCATTCACTTTTTGACGGACAACCAAGTTCCAGACTCGTTGATGGTAAAAAAAGTGATCTTAATATACTCAGCAGTCAGTGCACTTCTACTCAAGATGGCCAGTCGTTTGTAATGTGGAGGGTAGATTTAGAAAATTACCGTCGCATTGAACGCATTGTTATCTACTCAAGAACGGATAATAAAAAATGGG ATGTCAACAATGGGTTAACAAGAAGACTTTTAGGGTTTTCAGTTGCCGTTTCGAATACGACTGATTACAATCATGGCGTTATTTGTTATCATGAGAGAAAATACAACAAGTATACGATACCTTCCATTGTGGATTTTTTCTGCTCTGCTGTTGGTCGgtatgtaatattttacaatgaGAGACGCCCAGGAATCAGCTACTCAGAAGATTACAGTCAATACGCCATTGTTGACCTCTGTGTAATAGAAGTTTATG GTTGTCCAATACCCCAGTATGGATTTGAACAACCAGCCTGCACACTTCCTTGTGCTGCCTTGTGTAAATATG ATATGGAAAATCTTAGTTACAGGAAACAAACTTGGCTGTCATCACCATTTAGCCCTTTTATGGCTGGCGATAAAGCAGTTGATGGACGATATACGTCACGCCATTACTCAAGTGGACAGTGTGCTATATCAAAACCATCAACACAAATAACATGGTGGGTTAATTTGGGAAAGATACACAGGATCGAACTCGTCGTAATCTATTTCAGGACCGATAACGTACAATGGG GAATAAACAATGGCTATACGGCAGTTTTCCTAGGATTTTCCTTGTACATTTCGAACTCTACTAATCGTCTTGACGGAATCCTATGTCACCACGATACAAATTACACAAGAGAAACCATTCCTGATCACGTGACTATTGATTGTCCTTATCATGGACaatatgtcattttttacaatgAACGTCTGCCCGGAGTTACCTACCCTTCCGGGTATTCAAACTTGGCTTATGGTGACCTGTGTGAAGTTGAGGTCTATGGTG GTTGTCCCAGTCCTGTGGGTAAAAATCCTCAGTGTTCGAGACCTTGTCCCTGGAATTGTGAACAATGCTACCGTGACACGGGGCTGTGTGCCAAATGTTGGCCTGGATTTCGAGGTCATGCTTGCGAATTAC CTTGCCAAGCTATAGGTAACGTTACAACGTCATCCAGTGTTATTCACAATGGACCTATATACCAGGCGCTGTTGTCTTCCAATGGACTTTATTACCCGGGCACTGAACGAGGGTatgcatatataaatatgacTTTATCTGAGAAGTCGACAAACATTGTTGGTCTGTCCTTCACCCTTCATCAGGCATCAAACGTGATGGTTACCTTACTGGATAACAAACAATCTGTTATCAAGAAA TATTTCGAACACTCCTCAGACAATCAGAAATGGAATGTAAAAGTAATGAACAGCGTGGCCTCTCAGGTTCATTCCATCAGTGTAGCGGTGGTGTATAAGCACCAGTTTACTATCTCAAGTATGAGGCTTCCTCTGcgaaaatgcaaaaatgaagATATATCATCTGAG GCACAGAAGAATGATGATGTATTTAAATACCTCTAA